The Chloroflexota bacterium genome window below encodes:
- a CDS encoding JAB domain-containing protein, producing the protein MKDSFTVHDLPLSERPRERLLKLGSEALSSQEILALILGRGIKGESVIVTAQKLLSKFGNLKNLASASMEELTQIKGIGPAKAAQIKATFELSKRLEDSSSEGPKITVKSPEDAIKAARNQLKGKKKEHFLALCLDTRNHLINTHRVSIGSLDCSIVHPREVFKDAISSCAASVIFMHNHPSGDPTPSEDDIKLTKRLVEAGEILGIEVLDHIIICDRDHLSMKAKNLF; encoded by the coding sequence TTGAAGGACTCTTTCACCGTTCATGACCTGCCGCTTTCTGAACGGCCTAGGGAGAGGCTCTTAAAGCTGGGCAGCGAAGCTCTGTCCAGCCAGGAGATTCTAGCCTTGATTCTGGGACGAGGAATTAAAGGCGAATCAGTAATTGTCACCGCACAGAAACTGCTGAGTAAATTCGGCAATCTTAAGAACCTCGCCTCTGCCTCTATGGAAGAACTAACTCAAATAAAAGGCATTGGTCCGGCCAAAGCCGCTCAGATCAAAGCCACCTTTGAGTTGAGCAAACGGCTGGAAGATTCCTCCAGCGAAGGCCCCAAAATCACGGTTAAATCTCCAGAGGATGCCATAAAAGCAGCCAGAAACCAGCTAAAGGGCAAGAAGAAAGAGCACTTCCTTGCACTCTGCTTGGACACTAGAAATCATCTGATAAACACGCATAGGGTCTCTATCGGCAGCCTTGACTGCAGCATCGTGCATCCACGTGAGGTATTCAAAGATGCCATCTCTTCCTGTGCTGCTTCAGTAATCTTCATGCACAATCACCCCTCTGGTGACCCTACCCCCTCCGAAGATGACATCAAGCTAACCAAGCGCCTTGTCGAAGCCGGTGAAATCCTGGGCATCGAAGTCCTCGACCACATAATCATCTGTGATAGAGACCATTTAAGCATGAAAGCGAAAAATCTATTTTGA
- a CDS encoding peptide ABC transporter substrate-binding protein, protein MKQAWHFTLLGALLCALVALPFITNCLPEETPTRENGVLNLWDTGPITIDPAISSEMTSHAYVMQIFNGLISLGDEAKPVPDIAESWQRSDDGKTYTFYLRRGAKFHDGREVTAQDFKYSWERACHPETVSQTAATYLGDIVGVKDVLEGKTIDISGVEIIDDYTLKITIDAPKAYFLAKLTYPTAFVVDKANVESGKKWWLKPNGTGPFKLKEWKTDDILVLEQNELYYGQPATIKRVVFHLLAGLPMAMYEMGEIDVAEVDEYYIDRAADEQGPFYKELAVFPELSLFYIGFNTQKPPFDDVNIRRAFCHAINKERIIKLTLKGMMTKADGILPLNMPGYNENLGGLSYDIAKSKELIANSKYGSAANLPPITLTTSGWGGNIPEYLGAIIQDWRENLGVEVSVRQLEPEIFSYFLKEEADEMFITGWIADYPDPQNFLDILFHTGAEYNTGNYSDQNVDALLDQAGVEQDETTRFNLYRQAEQILVDEAACLPLWFGKTYLLIKPYVKNYKLDAQGIPTLKEVCVNE, encoded by the coding sequence ATGAAACAAGCTTGGCATTTCACACTACTGGGTGCACTTCTTTGTGCTTTAGTTGCCTTACCATTCATCACTAACTGCCTGCCAGAGGAAACACCCACCCGAGAAAATGGAGTGCTCAACCTGTGGGACACCGGCCCGATAACAATTGACCCGGCGATATCCAGCGAGATGACTTCACACGCCTACGTTATGCAAATTTTTAACGGCCTGATCAGTCTTGGTGACGAGGCAAAGCCGGTGCCGGACATAGCCGAAAGCTGGCAAAGAAGCGATGATGGTAAAACCTACACTTTCTATTTGCGCAGAGGAGCAAAGTTCCACGATGGGAGAGAAGTTACCGCCCAGGACTTCAAATATTCCTGGGAAAGAGCCTGCCATCCTGAAACCGTCTCGCAAACAGCAGCTACATATTTAGGCGATATCGTCGGTGTGAAAGATGTACTGGAAGGCAAGACTATAGACATAAGCGGTGTCGAGATTATCGACGATTACACCCTAAAGATCACCATTGACGCTCCTAAGGCTTATTTTCTGGCCAAGCTAACCTACCCTACTGCCTTTGTTGTTGATAAAGCCAATGTAGAATCCGGCAAAAAATGGTGGCTCAAGCCAAACGGTACCGGCCCATTCAAGCTTAAGGAATGGAAAACAGACGATATATTAGTGCTGGAGCAAAACGAGCTTTACTACGGTCAGCCAGCCACTATCAAGAGAGTAGTCTTCCATCTACTAGCCGGTCTTCCAATGGCGATGTATGAAATGGGTGAAATCGACGTAGCCGAGGTCGACGAATATTACATCGATAGGGCAGCAGATGAACAGGGACCTTTCTACAAAGAACTGGCTGTATTCCCAGAGCTAAGCCTGTTCTATATAGGATTCAATACCCAGAAGCCACCTTTTGATGATGTCAACATCCGCCGGGCTTTTTGCCATGCCATAAATAAAGAACGGATCATCAAGCTAACTCTCAAAGGGATGATGACCAAAGCCGATGGTATTCTGCCGCTGAACATGCCCGGCTATAACGAAAATCTGGGGGGGCTTAGCTACGATATAGCTAAGTCAAAGGAACTCATCGCTAATTCAAAATATGGCAGTGCGGCCAACCTACCGCCTATTACGCTTACCACCTCTGGCTGGGGAGGCAATATACCGGAATATCTAGGTGCCATAATCCAAGACTGGCGAGAAAATCTTGGCGTGGAGGTAAGCGTAAGACAGCTTGAGCCAGAGATATTCTCCTACTTCTTAAAAGAGGAGGCTGATGAGATGTTTATTACTGGTTGGATTGCTGACTATCCCGATCCACAGAACTTCCTGGACATACTATTCCACACTGGTGCTGAGTATAACACGGGTAACTATAGCGACCAAAACGTAGACGCCCTGCTCGACCAGGCAGGCGTAGAGCAGGATGAGACCACCAGATTTAACCTGTACCGGCAAGCCGAGCAGATACTAGTAGACGAAGCCGCCTGCCTGCCTCTGTGGTTCGGTAAGACTTATCTTCTAATTAAACCTTATGTCAAGAACTATAAACTGGACGCTCAGGGTATTCCCACACTAAAAGAGGTATGTGTAAATGAGTAA
- a CDS encoding DUF3795 domain-containing protein produces the protein MSNKTGLPAPCGLHCGMCPLYKALSDEKLRDTLSQRMQLPPEKAKCQGCRAVNGHCPVIGEQCATYVCAKEKEVEFCSDCSEFPCSKLLPCTDRAESLPHNLKAYSLTLRKLQGEQVWNQTIGQMYSLYYRGQIVIGKGPVART, from the coding sequence ATGAGTAACAAAACTGGTTTACCCGCTCCCTGTGGACTTCACTGTGGTATGTGTCCGTTATATAAAGCACTATCCGACGAGAAATTGAGAGACACCTTGTCACAGCGGATGCAGCTACCTCCAGAAAAGGCCAAATGCCAGGGATGCCGAGCTGTTAACGGCCATTGTCCCGTTATTGGCGAACAGTGTGCAACTTATGTCTGTGCCAAAGAAAAAGAAGTGGAGTTCTGCTCTGACTGTTCAGAATTCCCCTGCTCTAAACTGTTACCCTGCACCGACAGAGCCGAGAGTTTGCCTCACAACCTCAAAGCCTACAGCCTGACTTTACGGAAGCTTCAGGGTGAGCAAGTCTGGAATCAGACGATAGGTCAAATGTATTCGCTATATTACAGGGGCCAAATAGTGATAGGCAAAGGACCAGTTGCACGCACATAG